The Dioscorea cayenensis subsp. rotundata cultivar TDr96_F1 chromosome 19, TDr96_F1_v2_PseudoChromosome.rev07_lg8_w22 25.fasta, whole genome shotgun sequence genome includes a window with the following:
- the LOC120283766 gene encoding type IV inositol polyphosphate 5-phosphatase 7-like isoform X1: MRDEDSKKSKLSWSKNLMKKWFNIKSKAQDFHADFSTRRGTDREWRSSLSEREPTTLRKSKTVASPERFIKKKSSQIRGKIDLDAAQVTEIQDYRIFVATWNVGGRSPPSCMNLEDWLHASPPADIYVLGFQEIVPLNAGNVLGTEDNGPAKKWVALIRKTLNNLPGSSSNGSCQTPSPAPDPIVEMDADFEGSSVKQNPASLFHRHSFQSLSRSLRRDGDILAPQPRLDRRYSVCERVMYGSRQSDFDSNFRWGCSSDDENVSADSPSTSAFSPASYGYGAPSTMEGSDRSGITSYCLVASKQMVGIFLTVWARSEIRNDIKNMKVSCVGRGLMGYLGNKGSISISMSLHQTSFCFVCSHLTSGQKDGDELRRNSDVMEILRKTRFQRVQGLCDKSPETIIEHDRIIWLGDLNYRIALSYRYVKALVEMRNWKALLEKDQLRIEQSYGRVFAGWKEGKIYFPPTYKYSSNSDKYTGDEMHPKEKRRTPAWCDRILWYGRGLNQLSYVRGESRFSDHRPVYSIFTAEVELINPSRIDNMSCSSSRVEIEDFLPYTHGYTELNFF, from the exons ATGAGAGATGAGGATTCAAAGAAAAGCAAG CTCTCATGGTCTAAGAACCTGATGAAAAAATGGTTCAACATCAAAAGCAAAGCTCAGGATTTCCATGCTGATTTTTCTACTAGAAGAG GGACAGATAGGGAATGGAGGAGCAGCTTATCAGAGAGGGAGCCAACCACTCTTAGGAAAAGCAAAACAG TTGCATCCCCAGAGAGATTTATCAAAAAGAAATCAAGTCAAATCAGAGGAAAGATTGATCTTGATGCAGCACAAGTGACAGAAATACAAGATTACAG GATCTTTGTTGCAACATGGAATGTAGGTGGGAGATCCCCACCAAGTTGTATGAATCTTGAAGATTGGCTTCATGCCTCACCTCCTGCAGATATCTATGTTTTGGG ATTCCAGGAAATTGTTCCTCTTAATGCTGGGAATGTTCTTGGCACAGAGGATAACGGTCCTGCGAAAAAATGGGTCGCTCTcattagaaaaacattaaacaatCTCCCTGGCAGTAGCAGCAATGGCAGTTGCCAAACACCATCTCCTGCTCCTGATCCAATTGTCGAAATGGATGCTGATTTTGAAGGATCATCGGTAAAGCAGAATCCGGCATCCTTGTTTCATCGACATTCTTTTCAATCACTAAGTAGGAGCTTGAGAAGAGATGGTGATATCTTGGCTCCGCAACCAAGACTTGATCGTCGGTATAGTGTTTGTGAAAGAGTAATGTATGGTAGTAGACAGAGTGATTTCGATTCGAATTTTCGGTGGGGTTGCTCTTCTGATGATGAAAATGTTAGTGCTGATTCACCTAGTACCTCAGCATTTTCTCCGGCATCTTATGGTTATGGTGCTCCATCGACGATGGAGGGGAGTGATCGTTCTGGGATTACAAG CTACTGTTTGGTTGCGAGCAAGCAAATGGTTGGAATATTTCTTACAGTGTGGGCGAGAAGCGAAATCAGGAATGATATAAAGAACATGAAAGTTTCTTGTGTTGGTAGAGGTTTGATGGGTTATCTTGGAAACAAG GGTTCGATTTCCATTAGTATGTCTTTGCACCAAACGAGCTTCTGCTTCGTCTGCAGTCATTTGACATCGGGACAGAAGGATGGTGATGAGCTACGAAGAAATTCTGATGTTATGGAAATTCTTAGGAAGACTAGATTTCAAAGAGTTCAAGGATTATGCGACAAGTCACCCGAAACAATCATCGAACACGA TCGAATAATTTGGCTCGGAGATTTAAATTACCGAATTGCTTTGTCCTACCGATATGTGAAGGCTCTTGTCGAAATGCGCAACTGGAAAGCCTTATTGGAAAAAGATCAG CTCCGGATAGAGCAAAGCTATGGCCGAGTATTTGCAGGTTGGAAAGAAGgtaaaatatattttccacCTACTTATAAATATTCAAGTAACTCAGACAAGTACACCGGAGATGAAATGCACCCAAAAGAGAAACGACGAACTCCTGCAtg GTGTGATCGAATTCTGTGGTATGGAAGAGGGCTGAATCAACTATCCTATGTTCGCGGAGAATCCAGGTTCTCTGACCACAGACCAGTCTATAGCATTTTTACAGCAGAGGTTGAGTTAATTAATCCTAGCCGAATCGATAACATGAGTTGCTCTAGCTCCCGAGTTGAGATCGAAGATTTTTTACCATACACCCATGGTTATACAGAACTCAATTTTTTCTGA
- the LOC120283766 gene encoding type IV inositol polyphosphate 5-phosphatase 7-like isoform X2 — translation MRDEDSKKSKLSWSKNLMKKWFNIKSKAQDFHADFSTRRGTDREWRSSLSEREPTTLRKSKTERFIKKKSSQIRGKIDLDAAQVTEIQDYRIFVATWNVGGRSPPSCMNLEDWLHASPPADIYVLGFQEIVPLNAGNVLGTEDNGPAKKWVALIRKTLNNLPGSSSNGSCQTPSPAPDPIVEMDADFEGSSVKQNPASLFHRHSFQSLSRSLRRDGDILAPQPRLDRRYSVCERVMYGSRQSDFDSNFRWGCSSDDENVSADSPSTSAFSPASYGYGAPSTMEGSDRSGITSYCLVASKQMVGIFLTVWARSEIRNDIKNMKVSCVGRGLMGYLGNKGSISISMSLHQTSFCFVCSHLTSGQKDGDELRRNSDVMEILRKTRFQRVQGLCDKSPETIIEHDRIIWLGDLNYRIALSYRYVKALVEMRNWKALLEKDQLRIEQSYGRVFAGWKEGKIYFPPTYKYSSNSDKYTGDEMHPKEKRRTPAWCDRILWYGRGLNQLSYVRGESRFSDHRPVYSIFTAEVELINPSRIDNMSCSSSRVEIEDFLPYTHGYTELNFF, via the exons ATGAGAGATGAGGATTCAAAGAAAAGCAAG CTCTCATGGTCTAAGAACCTGATGAAAAAATGGTTCAACATCAAAAGCAAAGCTCAGGATTTCCATGCTGATTTTTCTACTAGAAGAG GGACAGATAGGGAATGGAGGAGCAGCTTATCAGAGAGGGAGCCAACCACTCTTAGGAAAAGCAAAACAG AGAGATTTATCAAAAAGAAATCAAGTCAAATCAGAGGAAAGATTGATCTTGATGCAGCACAAGTGACAGAAATACAAGATTACAG GATCTTTGTTGCAACATGGAATGTAGGTGGGAGATCCCCACCAAGTTGTATGAATCTTGAAGATTGGCTTCATGCCTCACCTCCTGCAGATATCTATGTTTTGGG ATTCCAGGAAATTGTTCCTCTTAATGCTGGGAATGTTCTTGGCACAGAGGATAACGGTCCTGCGAAAAAATGGGTCGCTCTcattagaaaaacattaaacaatCTCCCTGGCAGTAGCAGCAATGGCAGTTGCCAAACACCATCTCCTGCTCCTGATCCAATTGTCGAAATGGATGCTGATTTTGAAGGATCATCGGTAAAGCAGAATCCGGCATCCTTGTTTCATCGACATTCTTTTCAATCACTAAGTAGGAGCTTGAGAAGAGATGGTGATATCTTGGCTCCGCAACCAAGACTTGATCGTCGGTATAGTGTTTGTGAAAGAGTAATGTATGGTAGTAGACAGAGTGATTTCGATTCGAATTTTCGGTGGGGTTGCTCTTCTGATGATGAAAATGTTAGTGCTGATTCACCTAGTACCTCAGCATTTTCTCCGGCATCTTATGGTTATGGTGCTCCATCGACGATGGAGGGGAGTGATCGTTCTGGGATTACAAG CTACTGTTTGGTTGCGAGCAAGCAAATGGTTGGAATATTTCTTACAGTGTGGGCGAGAAGCGAAATCAGGAATGATATAAAGAACATGAAAGTTTCTTGTGTTGGTAGAGGTTTGATGGGTTATCTTGGAAACAAG GGTTCGATTTCCATTAGTATGTCTTTGCACCAAACGAGCTTCTGCTTCGTCTGCAGTCATTTGACATCGGGACAGAAGGATGGTGATGAGCTACGAAGAAATTCTGATGTTATGGAAATTCTTAGGAAGACTAGATTTCAAAGAGTTCAAGGATTATGCGACAAGTCACCCGAAACAATCATCGAACACGA TCGAATAATTTGGCTCGGAGATTTAAATTACCGAATTGCTTTGTCCTACCGATATGTGAAGGCTCTTGTCGAAATGCGCAACTGGAAAGCCTTATTGGAAAAAGATCAG CTCCGGATAGAGCAAAGCTATGGCCGAGTATTTGCAGGTTGGAAAGAAGgtaaaatatattttccacCTACTTATAAATATTCAAGTAACTCAGACAAGTACACCGGAGATGAAATGCACCCAAAAGAGAAACGACGAACTCCTGCAtg GTGTGATCGAATTCTGTGGTATGGAAGAGGGCTGAATCAACTATCCTATGTTCGCGGAGAATCCAGGTTCTCTGACCACAGACCAGTCTATAGCATTTTTACAGCAGAGGTTGAGTTAATTAATCCTAGCCGAATCGATAACATGAGTTGCTCTAGCTCCCGAGTTGAGATCGAAGATTTTTTACCATACACCCATGGTTATACAGAACTCAATTTTTTCTGA